A single window of Pseudophryne corroboree isolate aPseCor3 chromosome 5, aPseCor3.hap2, whole genome shotgun sequence DNA harbors:
- the LOC134929266 gene encoding uncharacterized protein LOC134929266: MRHHRHLFGPQASKVTSRRKAVLWGQVISSVNCEGVVRRTEDTCRKRFYDIKRRVKAKMAKEAKSARQTGGGHPFIATYAEWEEPVRRIIPHEVVRATHVRDSDRPRQDVSQRRAARSSRTNVAQEDAAATTVPSRPHLSPQMRTGQPTSSRKHVALKRPRPDLPRATSASPPHRRISTVSSRPPSQLLAPSPTREAESPHLADDDSMPTDRKTLQTDATFVLDLRPLQTTQPSTVPVAPPPQQTSPQPIMSPSTPLAQTEEQTFWANWANHQRLNSECLQRQNKLLASLPHYMPRISRNLSREHLETSRVATCLEQMRAENSTMMTTLQRILDEQMRQHQNYLHLLERNNTESLGRIIDNNTASNNQLNATLTNLSHNISALHSQQASTSSGTTTPINTPVTSPIRRSSRSRAHVPGPTSEASKATRKK; the protein is encoded by the exons ATGCGTCATCATCGGCACCTGTTTGGCCCTCAGGCCTCCAAGGTGACATCTCGCAGAAAGGCTGTGCTGTGGGGTCAAGTAATTTCGTCAGTGAActgcgagggtgtggtgaggcggactgaggacacttgccgaaagcgattttatgacataaagcgcagggtaaaggcaaagatggccaaggaggcaaagtcagcccgacaaactgggggtggccatcctttcattgccacatatgctgagtgggaggagccagtgcgtcgcattattccacacgaagttgtccgtgccactcatgtcagagattctgatcggcccaggcaggatg tgtcacaaagaagagcagcccgtagtagcaggacaaatgttgcacaggaggatgctgctgctactacag TCCCATCCAGGCCACACCTTAGTCCGCAAATGCGCACAGGACAACCAACATCCAGCCGCAAACACGTGGCATTGAAAAGACCACGGCCAGATCTCCCGAGGGCCacatctgcatctccccctcacAGACGCATCTCTACTGTGTCCTCAAGGCCACCATCACAATTACTGGCACCTTCCCCAACACGGGAAGCAGAATCCCCTCATCTGGCTG atgatgacagcatgcCCACGGACCGGAAGACACTGCAAACTGATGCCACGTTTGTTCTGGATCTCCGCCCATTACAGACAACGCAACCTAGCACGGTACCTGTGGCCCCGCCTCCACAACAAACAAGTCCGCAACCAATAATGAGCCCAAGTACACCACTGGCTCAAACTGAAGAGCAGACATTTTGGGCCAACTGGGCAAACCACCAGAGGCTCAATTCAGAGTGTCTCCAAAGACAAAATAAGCTGCTGGCAAGTCTGCCACATTACATGCCACGCATAAGTCGAAATCTCAGCAGAGAACATTTGGAAACCAGTCGTGTGGCGACTTGTCTGGAGCAAATGCGGGCAGAAAACAGCACCATGATGACCACTTTACAGCGAATTCTGGATGAACAAATGAGGCAACACCAAAACTACCTGCATCTCCTTGAAAGGAACAATACAGAAAGTCTGGGTAGAATTATAGACAATAACACGGCCTCCAATAACCAATTAAATGCTACACTCACTAACTTAAGCCACAACATAAGTGCTTTACACTCCCAACAAGCGAGCACTAGCTCAGGAACTACAACTCCAATAAATACCCCAGTGACCTCCCCAATAAGGAGGTCAAGCAGATCAAGAGCTCATGTCCCTGGCCCCACCTCTGAAGCCTCCAAGGCTACACGAAAAAAATAA